A window of the Lolium perenne isolate Kyuss_39 chromosome 7, Kyuss_2.0, whole genome shotgun sequence genome harbors these coding sequences:
- the LOC127316975 gene encoding protein neprosin isoform X1, giving the protein MACSFHFVAFLLLLVFFSLSSASASATSGHRTGGNVTATATLRPGLKQRRIRALLNKLNKPSVKTIESPDGDFIDCVPSHLQPAFDHPKLRGQKPLDPPGRPNNYNSTIPGGSRADAVVVQAWHATGEVCPEGTVALRRTTERDLLRASSLRRYGRKPARRSTRRDSTSSGHEHAVGYVNSEKYYGAKASVNVWSPRIGDPSEFSLSQIWVLSGSFGNDLNTIEAGWQVSPELYGDSSARFFTYWTTDAYQETGCYNHNCRGFVQTTNKIAIGAAITPESVYNGRQFDITLMIWKDPKHGHWWLELGPGVVVGYWPSGLFTHLVHHARMVQFGGEIFNARPTGSHTATQMGSGHFPGEGFDRAAYFRNLQVVDWDNSIIRASNLKLLADHPGCYDIHGGFNSDWGTYFYYGGPGRNVKCP; this is encoded by the exons ATGGCTTGTAGTTTCCACTTTGTTGCCTTTCTCCTCTTGCTCGTATTCTTCTCCCTCTCTTCTGCTTCCGCATCGGCCACCTCCGGGCACAGAACCGGCGGCAATGTCACCGCTACCGCGACGCTGAGGCCAGGGCTCAAGCAGAGGAGGATCAGGGCTCTCCTCAACAAGCTCAACAAGCCTTCTGTCAAGACTATTGAG AGCCCAGATGGCGATTTCATTGACTGCGTCCCGTCTCACCTCCAGCCTGCATTTGACCACCCAAAGCTCAGGGGACAAAAGCCTCTG GATCCACCGGGGAGGCCCAACAACTACAACTCTACCATTCCCGGAGGGAGCAGAGCGGATGCGGTGGTGGTGCAGGCGTGGCATGCCACCGGCGAGGTTTGCCCCGAAGGGACGGTGGCGCTGCGCCGGACGACGGAAAGAGATCTGCTCAGGGCCAGCTCCCTCAGGAGGTACGGCAGGAAGCCGGCACGCCGGAGTACTCGGCGTGATTCCACCAGCAGTGGGCACGAG CATGCAGTTGGGTATGTGAATTCTGAGAAATACTATGGAGCCAAAGCTAGTGTTAATGTGTGGTCGCCCAGGATAGGTGACCCCTCTGAGTTCAGCCTGTCACAGATCTGGGTCCTCTCTGGCTCCTTCGGCAATGATCTCAACACCATTGAAGCTGGATGGCAG GTAAGCCCTGAGCTGTATGGAGACAGTAGTGCCAGGTTCTTCACTTACTGGACA ACTGACGCGTATCAAGAGACGGGGTGCTACAACCATAACTGCCGTGGGTTTGTCCAGACGACCAACAAGATCGCCATCGGGGCAGCTATCACGCCAGAATCGGTGTACAATGGAAGGCAGTTTGACATCACTCTGATGATATGGAAG GATCCCAAGCATGGGCACTGGTGGCTGGAGCTCGGGCCCGGCGTCGTCGTGGGCTACTGGCCGTCAGGCTTGTTCACCCACCTGGTGCACCACGCGAGGATGGTGCAGTTCGGCGGCGAGATCTTCAATGCAAGGCCGACGGGATCTCACACGGCGACGCAGATGGGCAGCGGGCACTTCCCCGGCGAGGGGTTCGACCGCGCCGCCTACTTCCGGAACCTGCAGGTGGTGGACTGGGACAACAGCATCATCCGGGCGTCCAACCTGAAGCTCCTCGCTGACCATCCCGGGTGCTACGACATCCATGGAGGGTTCAACAGCGACTGGGGCACATACTTCTACTATGGAGGGCCAGGGAGAAACGTGAAATGCCCCTGA
- the LOC127316975 gene encoding protein neprosin isoform X2 — translation MACSFHFVAFLLLLVFFSLSSASASATSGHRTGGNVTATATLRPGLKQRRIRALLNKLNKPSVKTIESPDGDFIDCVPSHLQPAFDHPKLRGQKPLDPPGRPNNYNSTIPGGSRADAVVVQAWHATGEVCPEGTVALRRTTERDLLRASSLRRYGRKPARRSTRRDSTSSGHEHAVGYVNSEKYYGAKASVNVWSPRIGDPSEFSLSQIWVLSGSFGNDLNTIEAGWQTDAYQETGCYNHNCRGFVQTTNKIAIGAAITPESVYNGRQFDITLMIWKDPKHGHWWLELGPGVVVGYWPSGLFTHLVHHARMVQFGGEIFNARPTGSHTATQMGSGHFPGEGFDRAAYFRNLQVVDWDNSIIRASNLKLLADHPGCYDIHGGFNSDWGTYFYYGGPGRNVKCP, via the exons ATGGCTTGTAGTTTCCACTTTGTTGCCTTTCTCCTCTTGCTCGTATTCTTCTCCCTCTCTTCTGCTTCCGCATCGGCCACCTCCGGGCACAGAACCGGCGGCAATGTCACCGCTACCGCGACGCTGAGGCCAGGGCTCAAGCAGAGGAGGATCAGGGCTCTCCTCAACAAGCTCAACAAGCCTTCTGTCAAGACTATTGAG AGCCCAGATGGCGATTTCATTGACTGCGTCCCGTCTCACCTCCAGCCTGCATTTGACCACCCAAAGCTCAGGGGACAAAAGCCTCTG GATCCACCGGGGAGGCCCAACAACTACAACTCTACCATTCCCGGAGGGAGCAGAGCGGATGCGGTGGTGGTGCAGGCGTGGCATGCCACCGGCGAGGTTTGCCCCGAAGGGACGGTGGCGCTGCGCCGGACGACGGAAAGAGATCTGCTCAGGGCCAGCTCCCTCAGGAGGTACGGCAGGAAGCCGGCACGCCGGAGTACTCGGCGTGATTCCACCAGCAGTGGGCACGAG CATGCAGTTGGGTATGTGAATTCTGAGAAATACTATGGAGCCAAAGCTAGTGTTAATGTGTGGTCGCCCAGGATAGGTGACCCCTCTGAGTTCAGCCTGTCACAGATCTGGGTCCTCTCTGGCTCCTTCGGCAATGATCTCAACACCATTGAAGCTGGATGGCAG ACTGACGCGTATCAAGAGACGGGGTGCTACAACCATAACTGCCGTGGGTTTGTCCAGACGACCAACAAGATCGCCATCGGGGCAGCTATCACGCCAGAATCGGTGTACAATGGAAGGCAGTTTGACATCACTCTGATGATATGGAAG GATCCCAAGCATGGGCACTGGTGGCTGGAGCTCGGGCCCGGCGTCGTCGTGGGCTACTGGCCGTCAGGCTTGTTCACCCACCTGGTGCACCACGCGAGGATGGTGCAGTTCGGCGGCGAGATCTTCAATGCAAGGCCGACGGGATCTCACACGGCGACGCAGATGGGCAGCGGGCACTTCCCCGGCGAGGGGTTCGACCGCGCCGCCTACTTCCGGAACCTGCAGGTGGTGGACTGGGACAACAGCATCATCCGGGCGTCCAACCTGAAGCTCCTCGCTGACCATCCCGGGTGCTACGACATCCATGGAGGGTTCAACAGCGACTGGGGCACATACTTCTACTATGGAGGGCCAGGGAGAAACGTGAAATGCCCCTGA